A window of candidate division KSB1 bacterium contains these coding sequences:
- a CDS encoding transglutaminase domain-containing protein, whose product MLRYYQFILLTLVFIAGNVRGVPGDIVTGFKAPYSHSTGMTFDGKCLWIADYEEKKLLRVDQNGKVVDSINSPGYWPTGLAWDGEFLWNADDAQNKIYKINPQDGTVMFRIDAPCSNPFGLAWDGETLWVADRRDSEIHKMDLSDGTAIKTIKAPAGNTQGLTFDGQYLWCSDRGEDELYMIDPESGCVLVIGQTPGPYSSGLAWDGSFLWNVDFETDSLYQCVRRDKELYKLSECRYTEVTLKHHAFPRGQGSLQQLNVYVAIPEERPYQKIESIQFSPEDYKGLKDRWDQEFAAFSYHDKSGPVPIETEMSVRAKLYAVDYFIFPDHVGGLEDIPSDIAESYTADGSKYRINDSFIQAKLKEILNDEQRPYYMAQRIYDYVRNTLEYKLEGGWNVAPFVLQRGTGSCSEYTFSFIALCRAAGIPARYVGAAVVRGDDASIDEYFHRWPEVYLPGYGWIPMDPQAGDKQTPREVAMGIGHLPNRFLITTQGGGDSEILGWYYNSNESFITDPGMELEVWTVGGWNPVAR is encoded by the coding sequence ATGCTTCGATATTATCAATTTATTTTGCTAACTCTTGTTTTTATCGCCGGAAATGTCCGTGGTGTTCCCGGAGATATTGTCACAGGCTTTAAAGCACCCTATTCCCACTCTACCGGAATGACATTTGATGGAAAATGTTTGTGGATTGCGGATTATGAAGAAAAAAAACTGCTGCGTGTTGATCAAAACGGCAAAGTCGTTGATTCTATAAACTCACCCGGCTACTGGCCGACCGGACTTGCCTGGGACGGCGAATTTTTGTGGAACGCAGATGATGCTCAGAACAAAATTTATAAAATCAATCCCCAGGATGGTACTGTCATGTTCCGAATTGATGCTCCGTGCAGCAATCCGTTCGGACTGGCATGGGATGGTGAAACACTCTGGGTGGCGGACCGTCGCGATTCAGAAATACATAAAATGGATTTATCCGATGGAACCGCAATCAAAACGATCAAGGCGCCTGCCGGAAATACCCAGGGCCTGACCTTTGACGGTCAGTATCTGTGGTGCAGCGACCGGGGTGAGGACGAATTGTACATGATTGACCCGGAATCCGGATGTGTACTTGTAATCGGTCAAACCCCCGGGCCCTACAGCAGTGGTCTTGCCTGGGACGGCAGTTTTTTATGGAATGTCGATTTTGAAACGGACAGCTTGTACCAGTGCGTCCGCAGGGACAAGGAATTGTACAAACTTTCGGAATGCCGGTATACCGAGGTGACTTTGAAACATCATGCCTTTCCCCGTGGTCAGGGGAGTCTTCAACAACTCAATGTATACGTTGCGATTCCGGAGGAACGTCCGTATCAGAAAATTGAATCTATACAATTTTCACCTGAGGACTATAAAGGTCTGAAGGATCGCTGGGATCAGGAATTTGCAGCTTTCTCCTATCATGATAAATCCGGTCCTGTGCCGATTGAAACAGAGATGAGTGTAAGGGCAAAGCTCTATGCTGTCGATTATTTCATTTTTCCCGATCATGTGGGCGGTCTTGAAGATATTCCGAGTGACATTGCCGAATCCTACACCGCTGACGGCAGCAAGTACCGTATCAATGATTCGTTTATTCAAGCAAAACTCAAAGAAATCTTAAATGATGAACAACGACCGTATTATATGGCTCAGCGTATATATGATTATGTCCGCAATACATTGGAATACAAACTGGAGGGTGGGTGGAATGTCGCCCCGTTTGTCCTGCAACGCGGCACCGGGTCTTGTTCGGAATATACATTCAGTTTTATTGCATTATGCCGGGCTGCGGGAATTCCGGCCCGTTATGTAGGCGCTGCTGTTGTGCGGGGCGATGATGCGAGTATCGATGAATATTTTCATCGGTGGCCCGAGGTCTATTTGCCCGGATATGGCTGGATCCCAATGGATCCACAGGCCGGTGATAAGCAAACTCCGAGAGAGGTAGCTATGGGAATTGGACATCTTCCGAATCGTTTTCTGATAACCACTCAGGGAGGCGGGGATTCTGAAATACTGGGTTGGTATTACAATTCGAATGAATCCTTTATAACTGATCCCGGTATGGAACTTGAGGTCTGGACCGTCGGTGGATGGAATCCGGTTGCACGTTAA
- a CDS encoding sodium:glutamate symporter, with amino-acid sequence MNFSWHVFINLGVISCSLLLATVIRSKVKFFQRYLIPNALTAGFILLPLYNFIFPLVGLTSIQLGQLTYHFLGLSFIALTLRQGPKGKKQSKNAFPTAVAIISQMALQAFVGLTLTLVFIATFMPDLFHSFGFMLPLGFSQGPGQAYSIGEAWSIYGVENGGSIGLTFAAIGFVFCSFGGIFLIQHALKKGWVSEQELESIDTHYTRTGVRPRDSKLEVGAELKTDTEAIDSFSLHIALVLTAYFMSWLLLTGIGELLALAGPMGVELATNLWGINFIFAAFMGLTLRALLVKCKVDYIADNKTLTRITGLSVDIMVASAVAAISLVAVWQYWLPIIILAVVGAVMTFYATIWFCSRLFYDHRFLRTLLIFGVSTGTLSTGLALLRAVDPEFESPVAKDYAYASGLTFFLMIPLILVINLPLQTYKTGDPLYMLIAIGISFLYLVFVTVSYGFIARKRALGQHKHLWFRHQGD; translated from the coding sequence ATGAATTTTTCATGGCATGTGTTTATCAATTTAGGGGTAATTTCGTGTTCGTTATTGCTTGCGACAGTCATCAGATCAAAAGTAAAGTTTTTTCAGAGATATCTGATCCCCAACGCATTGACAGCCGGATTTATTCTGCTTCCGCTCTATAATTTTATTTTTCCGCTGGTTGGGCTCACATCAATTCAACTGGGGCAATTAACTTATCATTTTTTGGGATTATCCTTTATTGCGCTGACTCTGCGGCAGGGGCCGAAAGGTAAAAAACAGAGCAAAAATGCGTTTCCCACAGCGGTTGCCATTATTTCTCAGATGGCGCTGCAGGCATTTGTGGGCTTGACCCTGACTTTGGTTTTTATTGCCACATTCATGCCTGATTTGTTTCATTCATTCGGGTTTATGCTGCCGCTCGGTTTTTCACAAGGCCCCGGACAGGCATATTCCATCGGTGAGGCCTGGAGTATCTACGGGGTGGAAAATGGAGGCAGTATCGGTTTGACGTTTGCCGCGATTGGGTTTGTGTTCTGCAGTTTCGGAGGAATCTTTTTAATTCAGCATGCCCTCAAAAAAGGCTGGGTTTCAGAACAGGAACTGGAGTCCATTGACACCCATTATACCCGCACCGGGGTGCGTCCGCGCGATAGTAAATTGGAAGTGGGCGCTGAATTGAAAACAGACACAGAAGCCATTGATTCGTTTTCGCTGCATATTGCCCTGGTTTTAACAGCCTATTTTATGTCCTGGTTGCTTTTAACCGGAATCGGCGAGCTTTTGGCGCTTGCCGGTCCCATGGGAGTGGAATTGGCCACAAATCTATGGGGTATTAATTTTATCTTTGCCGCTTTTATGGGGCTGACGCTGCGCGCTTTGTTGGTTAAATGCAAGGTTGATTACATCGCAGATAACAAGACGTTGACGCGTATAACCGGTCTGAGTGTCGATATTATGGTGGCAAGCGCTGTTGCTGCAATTTCGCTGGTGGCGGTGTGGCAGTATTGGCTCCCGATTATTATCCTGGCCGTGGTCGGCGCGGTGATGACCTTTTATGCTACAATCTGGTTCTGCTCACGCCTTTTTTATGATCATCGTTTTTTGCGAACATTATTGATCTTTGGTGTATCGACCGGAACATTATCAACAGGACTGGCGCTGCTGCGCGCTGTTGATCCGGAATTTGAATCGCCTGTGGCAAAAGATTATGCCTATGCGTCCGGTCTTACGTTTTTTCTAATGATACCGCTTATTCTCGTCATCAATTTACCCCTGCAAACCTACAAGACCGGCGATCCGCTTTACATGCTGATTGCTATTGGAATTTCGTTTCTTTATCTCGTATTTGTTACGGTGTCCTATGGGTTCATTGCCAGAAAACGGGCATTGGGCCAACACAAACACTTGTGGTTCAGACATCAGGGAGACTAA
- a CDS encoding lysophospholipid acyltransferase family protein: MQKKTLKKFNPILWFIAYATIAQGLRLSYHIKAKNKALFKQIKPPFILVGNHVTFWDPPMVNSFIKQRIHFVMSDANLRNSIARWLFIKMAAVIPKTKARSDSSTVRQMMRLAKDGRVICVFPEGRATWDGQTHEIFYSTSKLIKSLKIPVIVALTRGGYLTRPRWSRSPHRGRMLIEYSQLFDKEELKFVSAEEIHKKLQNALWHDDYEYQTQYGVKFKSKNQPEYLERVLFICPVCKQLITLESHKSLLSCKACGFQNEYTETGELVPVNNAKQPRRRIYDWTTWQSSYLETLVKNKQKEDKNQPIFEDHNVTVKTGFKFQNLKGHMTGTLAMYVDRFEIQSPNGDPQILYIEDMTGVQVLLSNRFEFYHKNTLYKFDFEHPNTSGYKYMLAVQKIAPERTELE; this comes from the coding sequence ATGCAAAAGAAAACATTAAAGAAATTCAATCCGATCCTATGGTTTATAGCCTATGCAACGATCGCACAAGGTCTAAGACTATCCTATCATATCAAAGCCAAAAATAAAGCCCTTTTCAAACAAATAAAGCCGCCGTTTATACTGGTAGGCAATCACGTGACATTTTGGGATCCGCCCATGGTGAACAGTTTTATCAAACAGCGCATCCATTTTGTCATGTCCGATGCAAATCTTCGAAATTCTATTGCCAGATGGCTCTTTATCAAAATGGCGGCGGTCATTCCAAAAACAAAAGCCAGATCAGATTCTTCCACCGTGAGACAGATGATGCGTTTGGCCAAAGACGGACGTGTGATTTGCGTATTTCCGGAAGGCCGTGCCACATGGGACGGTCAAACTCATGAAATCTTTTATTCCACCAGCAAGCTCATCAAAAGCCTCAAAATTCCAGTCATTGTGGCCTTGACTCGTGGCGGCTACTTGACAAGGCCGCGCTGGAGTCGATCTCCCCACCGCGGTCGTATGCTTATAGAATACAGTCAGCTATTTGACAAGGAAGAGTTAAAGTTTGTTTCGGCTGAAGAGATTCATAAAAAACTTCAAAACGCTCTGTGGCACGATGATTATGAATATCAGACTCAATACGGGGTTAAATTCAAATCTAAAAATCAGCCTGAATACCTGGAGCGGGTTCTGTTTATCTGCCCGGTATGCAAGCAGCTAATTACTTTGGAATCGCACAAGAGTTTACTCTCCTGTAAAGCCTGCGGCTTTCAAAATGAATATACAGAGACCGGAGAACTGGTACCTGTTAATAATGCGAAACAACCCAGACGGCGTATTTATGACTGGACAACCTGGCAAAGCAGTTATCTTGAAACTCTTGTCAAGAACAAACAAAAGGAGGACAAGAATCAACCTATTTTCGAGGATCACAATGTCACCGTTAAAACCGGTTTCAAATTTCAAAATTTAAAAGGCCATATGACCGGTACGCTTGCGATGTACGTGGATCGTTTTGAAATCCAGTCTCCAAACGGTGATCCCCAGATTCTATATATCGAGGACATGACGGGAGTTCAGGTACTGCTTTCAAACCGATTTGAATTTTATCACAAAAACACCCTGTATAAATTTGATTTTGAACATCCAAACACATCAGGTTACAAGTATATGCTCGCCGTGCAAAAAATTGCACCGGAACGAACAGAACTGGAATAA
- a CDS encoding BamA/TamA family outer membrane protein, with product MKKRVLLLCIFSCALSVWGQNQDSEDIVKTGWNVGLLPAIAYNSDLGFEYGAIVNLFNYGDGSNYPNYDHSLYLEVSRFTKGSGIFRAYYDTQYLIPNIRLTADLSYLPDEAYDFFGFNGYESVYHPDWEDDTSDDYKSRMVYKYQRNLFRAKADFQGGISGENFRWIAGAAVRNFDIAPVDIEKLNKGLDKEDKLPSVDEQPGLYEKYLNWGLIPEDEKNGGTIASVKAGLVYDTRNTVQNPSKGLWTEAVLVGSPSFLSDESFIKFSLTHRQYHSITKSLTFAGRFGYQTTLSGHSPFYFQPLMITSVYTGAWNEGLGGQRSIRGVNRNRIVGDGFVYGNFELRWIVWRFNIGNQNFYLGLNSFFDTGRVTDEINISPAQSDEQSDPYFDPGSESLHHSAGLGLKIAMNWNFVLSVEYGQAFDEQDGDSGLYIALNYLF from the coding sequence ATGAAAAAACGTGTATTGCTGTTGTGCATCTTTTCGTGCGCGCTTTCTGTGTGGGGACAGAACCAGGATTCGGAAGATATTGTTAAAACCGGGTGGAATGTCGGGCTGTTGCCGGCCATCGCTTATAATTCGGATCTTGGATTTGAATACGGCGCCATTGTTAATCTTTTCAATTACGGGGACGGTTCTAATTATCCAAATTATGACCATTCTTTATACCTGGAAGTATCGCGTTTTACCAAAGGCAGCGGCATCTTTCGCGCCTACTATGATACCCAATACCTGATTCCAAACATCCGTTTGACTGCAGATCTTAGCTATTTGCCGGATGAAGCCTATGATTTTTTTGGATTCAACGGCTATGAATCCGTCTATCATCCCGATTGGGAAGATGACACATCTGATGATTATAAATCACGCATGGTCTACAAGTACCAGCGCAATTTGTTCAGAGCTAAAGCTGACTTTCAGGGTGGTATCAGTGGAGAAAATTTTCGCTGGATTGCCGGAGCCGCGGTCCGAAACTTTGACATTGCCCCTGTAGACATTGAAAAACTGAACAAAGGACTGGATAAAGAAGACAAGCTACCCTCTGTTGATGAACAACCCGGCTTGTACGAAAAATACCTGAACTGGGGACTGATACCGGAGGATGAAAAGAATGGTGGAACCATTGCAAGTGTAAAAGCAGGACTGGTTTATGATACACGCAACACTGTTCAGAATCCTTCAAAAGGGCTCTGGACGGAAGCGGTGCTCGTGGGCTCTCCCTCCTTTTTGAGCGATGAATCTTTTATCAAATTCAGCCTCACACACCGTCAGTATCATTCAATTACAAAATCCCTGACATTTGCGGGACGTTTTGGATATCAAACCACGTTAAGCGGTCATTCTCCCTTTTATTTTCAACCGCTCATGATTACGTCGGTCTATACAGGCGCATGGAATGAAGGCCTGGGCGGACAGAGATCAATCCGTGGTGTAAACAGAAACCGAATCGTTGGTGACGGCTTTGTGTATGGAAATTTTGAATTACGCTGGATCGTCTGGCGTTTCAACATCGGCAATCAAAACTTTTACCTCGGCCTCAACAGCTTTTTCGACACCGGACGGGTCACTGATGAAATTAACATCTCCCCTGCACAGTCTGATGAACAATCAGATCCATATTTCGATCCCGGCTCGGAATCATTGCACCATTCTGCAGGATTGGGTTTAAAAATCGCTATGAACTGGAATTTTGTGCTTTCTGTGGAATACGGACAAGCATTTGATGAACAGGACGGAGATTCAGGATTATATATCGCGTTGAACTATCTGTTTTAA
- a CDS encoding HD domain-containing protein: MNAKKLLEKYYTDHQEAFDILLPHSIAVQEKAIDIAEHSGKPDLDISFIKEASLLHDIGVFRTFAPPIGCHGSEHYLKHGIIGREILEHEGYRRHALVCERHIGVGLTREDIIKGRLPLPARDMVPLSDEEKIICISDLFFNKSEPDQQRSLDTVRKKLVKFGKTYLFETWIQDFNVS; the protein is encoded by the coding sequence ATGAACGCAAAAAAACTGCTCGAAAAGTATTACACCGATCATCAGGAAGCTTTTGATATATTACTACCTCACAGTATTGCTGTGCAGGAAAAAGCCATAGACATTGCTGAACATTCCGGAAAACCTGACCTGGATATTTCCTTTATAAAGGAAGCATCACTACTACATGATATTGGCGTTTTCCGTACCTTTGCCCCTCCGATCGGATGTCATGGCAGCGAACATTATCTAAAACATGGTATAATTGGCCGGGAAATTTTGGAGCATGAAGGCTATCGCCGACACGCACTGGTTTGCGAGCGGCATATCGGAGTCGGTTTAACGCGTGAAGATATTATCAAAGGCCGGCTGCCGCTGCCTGCACGCGATATGGTCCCCCTTTCTGATGAAGAAAAAATAATCTGTATTTCGGATTTATTTTTTAATAAAAGTGAGCCGGATCAACAGCGCTCTCTGGATACCGTGCGCAAAAAACTTGTAAAATTTGGTAAAACCTATCTTTTTGAAACATGGATACAGGATTTTAATGTCTCATAA
- a CDS encoding class I SAM-dependent methyltransferase — protein MPKVDFDEYAEQYDNVLQQNIGKLGKNISYYAEHKVITLQRYLKKQPARILEFGCGTGRNIPFIKLAFPDACVWGCDVSRESLETARTNNPSVSFFHVDEKPDPLPAMDMVFVSCVFHHIPVDQRDHWMQYIGIILALQGYLFIFEHNPYNPLTQHAVNTCPFDKDAVLLRPAEFKSLLSGALLKHLRTDYILFFPAGLRRFNIFEKYLTRVPFGGQYMVMARK, from the coding sequence ATGCCCAAAGTTGATTTTGATGAATATGCTGAACAGTATGACAATGTATTACAGCAAAACATTGGCAAGCTGGGAAAGAATATTTCCTACTATGCAGAGCACAAGGTAATAACGCTTCAACGCTATTTAAAAAAGCAGCCGGCACGGATTCTTGAATTTGGTTGTGGAACCGGCCGGAATATACCATTTATAAAGTTAGCATTTCCTGATGCTTGCGTATGGGGCTGTGATGTCTCCAGAGAAAGTCTGGAAACTGCCAGGACAAATAATCCGTCTGTTTCATTTTTTCATGTGGATGAAAAGCCTGATCCATTACCGGCTATGGATATGGTGTTTGTTTCCTGTGTTTTTCATCACATACCTGTGGATCAACGCGATCACTGGATGCAGTATATCGGTATTATTTTGGCACTGCAGGGTTATTTGTTTATTTTTGAACACAACCCTTATAATCCATTGACACAACATGCGGTCAATACGTGTCCGTTTGATAAAGATGCGGTGTTGCTGCGTCCTGCAGAGTTTAAAAGTCTGCTTTCCGGCGCTTTATTGAAGCATTTGAGAACAGATTATATCCTTTTTTTCCCGGCAGGTCTTCGCCGATTCAATATATTTGAAAAATACCTGACCCGTGTCCCTTTTGGCGGTCAGTATATGGTCATGGCGCGAAAATGA